A single Myxocyprinus asiaticus isolate MX2 ecotype Aquarium Trade chromosome 50, UBuf_Myxa_2, whole genome shotgun sequence DNA region contains:
- the LOC127439202 gene encoding cold-inducible RNA-binding protein B-like isoform X2 encodes MSDEGKLFIGGLSYDTNEQSLEEAFSKYGTIAKVDVIRDRETDRSRGFGFVTFENPEDAKDAMAAMNGKSVDGRMIRVDEAGKSGGRSGGFRGGSGGGRGFFRGGRGRGGGGYGGDRSYGSDRSYSGGDRSYSGGERSYGGGDRSYGGGGYSNRSGGYSGGGGGGGYRDNRSTGGYDRSGGSYRDSYDSYG; translated from the exons ATGTCTGACGAGGGAAAGCTTTTCATTGGTGGTCTGAGTTATGATACCAACGAGCAATCCTTGGAGGAGGCGTTTTCCAAATATGGAACCATTGCTAAAG TTGATGTCATCAGGGATCGTGAGACCGACCGGTCCAGAGGATTTGGCTTCGTTACATTTGAAAATCCAGAGGATGCCAAGGATGCCATGGCTGCAATGAATGGGAAG TCCGTCGACGGCCGCATGATTCGTGTTGATGAAGCCGGCAAATCCGGAGGAAGGTCTGGTGGCTTCAGAGGAGGTTCTGGAGGTGGCAGAGGGTTCTTCAGAGGTGGTAGAGGTAGAG GTGGGGGAGGATACGGTGGAGACAGAAGCTATGGTAGTGACCGTAGTTATAGCGGAGGTGATAGGAGCTACAGTGGTGGCGAAAGGAGCTATGGTGGAGGTGACCGATCTTACGGCGGTGGTGGATACTCCAACAGGAGTGGAGGATACTCCGGTGGTGGCGGCGGTGGTGGATACAGAGACAACAG GAGCACGGGAGGCTATGACCGTTCCGGTGGCTCCTACAGAGACAGTTATGACAGTTACG GTTGA
- the LOC127439202 gene encoding cold-inducible RNA-binding protein B-like isoform X1: MSDEGKLFIGGLSYDTNEQSLEEAFSKYGTIAKVDVIRDRETDRSRGFGFVTFENPEDAKDAMAAMNGKSVDGRMIRVDEAGKSGGRSGGFRGGSGGGRGFFRGGRGRGGGGYGGDRSYGSDRSYSGGDRSYSGGERSYGGGDRSYGGGGYSNRSGGYSGGGGGGGYRDNRSTGGYDRSGGSYRDSYDSYASHE, encoded by the exons ATGTCTGACGAGGGAAAGCTTTTCATTGGTGGTCTGAGTTATGATACCAACGAGCAATCCTTGGAGGAGGCGTTTTCCAAATATGGAACCATTGCTAAAG TTGATGTCATCAGGGATCGTGAGACCGACCGGTCCAGAGGATTTGGCTTCGTTACATTTGAAAATCCAGAGGATGCCAAGGATGCCATGGCTGCAATGAATGGGAAG TCCGTCGACGGCCGCATGATTCGTGTTGATGAAGCCGGCAAATCCGGAGGAAGGTCTGGTGGCTTCAGAGGAGGTTCTGGAGGTGGCAGAGGGTTCTTCAGAGGTGGTAGAGGTAGAG GTGGGGGAGGATACGGTGGAGACAGAAGCTATGGTAGTGACCGTAGTTATAGCGGAGGTGATAGGAGCTACAGTGGTGGCGAAAGGAGCTATGGTGGAGGTGACCGATCTTACGGCGGTGGTGGATACTCCAACAGGAGTGGAGGATACTCCGGTGGTGGCGGCGGTGGTGGATACAGAGACAACAG GAGCACGGGAGGCTATGACCGTTCCGGTGGCTCCTACAGAGACAGTTATGACAGTTACG CTTCACACGAGTAA
- the LOC127439202 gene encoding cold-inducible RNA-binding protein B-like isoform X3 yields MSDEGKLFIGGLSYDTNEQSLEEAFSKYGTIAKVDVIRDRETDRSRGFGFVTFENPEDAKDAMAAMNGKSVDGRMIRVDEAGKSGGRSGGFRGGSGGGRGFFRGGRGRGGGGYGGDRSYGSDRSYSGGDRSYSGGERSYGGGDRSYGGGGYSNRSGGYSGGGGGGGYRDNSLS; encoded by the exons ATGTCTGACGAGGGAAAGCTTTTCATTGGTGGTCTGAGTTATGATACCAACGAGCAATCCTTGGAGGAGGCGTTTTCCAAATATGGAACCATTGCTAAAG TTGATGTCATCAGGGATCGTGAGACCGACCGGTCCAGAGGATTTGGCTTCGTTACATTTGAAAATCCAGAGGATGCCAAGGATGCCATGGCTGCAATGAATGGGAAG TCCGTCGACGGCCGCATGATTCGTGTTGATGAAGCCGGCAAATCCGGAGGAAGGTCTGGTGGCTTCAGAGGAGGTTCTGGAGGTGGCAGAGGGTTCTTCAGAGGTGGTAGAGGTAGAG GTGGGGGAGGATACGGTGGAGACAGAAGCTATGGTAGTGACCGTAGTTATAGCGGAGGTGATAGGAGCTACAGTGGTGGCGAAAGGAGCTATGGTGGAGGTGACCGATCTTACGGCGGTGGTGGATACTCCAACAGGAGTGGAGGATACTCCGGTGGTGGCGGCGGTGGTGGATACAGAGACAACAG TTTGTCCTAA
- the LOC127439197 gene encoding granzyme G-like, which produces MGILWLIATLLLVHSCSPGVCMHHGIVGGKVSIPHSRAYMVYIRDSETKTACGGVLVREDFVMTAAHCNNNHLMVYLGVSDTDHLPQGVAVHPIPHPKFKNKPGHDIMLLKLKTPATLNKTVKTIALPETENAEISKNCLVMGWGWQNYDKESPSRVLKEVNVTLIDSKNCGSADLICTEESNGPSLGDSGGPLVCGDFAQGIVSYYINESHNIYRSMYTHIAHYLPWIHHAMKTPTQQPNETWKGKLDKLI; this is translated from the exons ATGGGCATCCTTTGGCTTATAGCAACTCTGCTACTGGTGCATTCCTGCTCTCCAG GCGTCTGCATGCATCATGGTATCGTTGGCGGAAAAGTCTCCATTCCACATAGCAGGGCCTATATGGTCTACATTCGCGACtcagaaacaaaaacagcatgTGGCGGTGTTTTGGTAAGAGAGGACTTTGTGATGACAGCTGCCCACTGCAATAATAA TCATCTCATGGTGTATTTGGGGGTCAGCGACACAGACCATTTACCTCAGGGTGTGGCAGTGCATCCCATTCCACATCCAAAATTCAAAAACAAGCCAGGTCATGATATCATGCTTCTAAAG CTCAAAACCCCAGCAACTTTGAACAAGACTGTGAAAACCATTGCCCTGCCAGAAACTGAGAATGCAGAAATCTCAAAGAACTGCTTGGTCATGGGTTGGGGCTGGCAGAATTACGATAAAGAGTCTCCATCAAGGGTCCTCAAAGAAGTCAATGTGACTCTCATTGACTCCAAAAACTGTGGCTCAGCTGACCTCATCTGCACTGAGGAATCAAATGGGCCATCATTG GGAGACTCTGGAGGGCCACTTGTTTGTGGAGATTTTGCTCAGGGCATTGTATCTTATTACATAAATGAGTCACATAACATCTACCGCTCAATGTACACTCATATTGCCCATTACCTTCCATGGATTCATCATGCCATGAAGACACCTACTCAGCAGCCAAATGAAACATGGAAGGGGAAGCTGGATAAACTCATTTAA